One Ictalurus punctatus breed USDA103 chromosome 10, Coco_2.0, whole genome shotgun sequence genomic region harbors:
- the glrx2 gene encoding glutaredoxin 2 isoform X5 translates to MGNFMSTSAGRFSNQTYIQFIQDVVSHNCVVIFSKTTCPYCKMAKNVFNQIGASYKVIELDEHHNGQQLQEALAQMSGARTVPRVFVNGQCIGGGSDTRQLHEQGKLLPLIEKCNPCCLNNASEGSGSGQYTS, encoded by the exons ATGGGAAACTTCATGTCCACTAGTGCTGGAAGGTTTTCAAACCAGACATATATACAGTTTATACAG GATGTGGTGTCTCATAACTGCGTCGTTATATTCTCCAAGACAACGTGTCCTTATTGCAAGATGGCCAAGAATGTCTTTAATCAAATAGGAGCTTCCTATAAGGTGATTGAACTGGATGAACATCATAACGGCCAACAGCTTCAAGAGGCTTTAGCACAAATGTCCGGTGCCAGAACG GTCCCAAGAGTCTTTGTCAATGGACAGTGCATTGGAGGAGGCTCTGATACGCGACAGCTTCATGAACAGGGCAAACTGTTGCCACTCATTGAGAAGTGTAACCCATGCTGCCTGAATAATGCTTCAGAAGGATCAGGGAGTGGGCAATATACTTCATGA
- the glrx2 gene encoding glutaredoxin 2 isoform X6 produces MLQSRMGNFMSTSAGRFSNQTYIQFIQTTCPYCKMAKNVFNQIGASYKVIELDEHHNGQQLQEALAQMSGARTVPRVFVNGQCIGGGSDTRQLHEQGKLLPLIEKCNPCCLNNASEGSGSGQYTS; encoded by the exons ATGCTACAGAGCAG GATGGGAAACTTCATGTCCACTAGTGCTGGAAGGTTTTCAAACCAGACATATATACAGTTTATACAG ACAACGTGTCCTTATTGCAAGATGGCCAAGAATGTCTTTAATCAAATAGGAGCTTCCTATAAGGTGATTGAACTGGATGAACATCATAACGGCCAACAGCTTCAAGAGGCTTTAGCACAAATGTCCGGTGCCAGAACG GTCCCAAGAGTCTTTGTCAATGGACAGTGCATTGGAGGAGGCTCTGATACGCGACAGCTTCATGAACAGGGCAAACTGTTGCCACTCATTGAGAAGTGTAACCCATGCTGCCTGAATAATGCTTCAGAAGGATCAGGGAGTGGGCAATATACTTCATGA
- the glrx2 gene encoding glutaredoxin 2 isoform X4, giving the protein MNWMGNFMSTSAGRFSNQTYIQFIQDVVSHNCVVIFSKTTCPYCKMAKNVFNQIGASYKVIELDEHHNGQQLQEALAQMSGARTVPRVFVNGQCIGGGSDTRQLHEQGKLLPLIEKCNPCCLNNASEGSGSGQYTS; this is encoded by the exons ATGAATTG GATGGGAAACTTCATGTCCACTAGTGCTGGAAGGTTTTCAAACCAGACATATATACAGTTTATACAG GATGTGGTGTCTCATAACTGCGTCGTTATATTCTCCAAGACAACGTGTCCTTATTGCAAGATGGCCAAGAATGTCTTTAATCAAATAGGAGCTTCCTATAAGGTGATTGAACTGGATGAACATCATAACGGCCAACAGCTTCAAGAGGCTTTAGCACAAATGTCCGGTGCCAGAACG GTCCCAAGAGTCTTTGTCAATGGACAGTGCATTGGAGGAGGCTCTGATACGCGACAGCTTCATGAACAGGGCAAACTGTTGCCACTCATTGAGAAGTGTAACCCATGCTGCCTGAATAATGCTTCAGAAGGATCAGGGAGTGGGCAATATACTTCATGA
- the glrx2 gene encoding glutaredoxin 2 isoform X2 has translation MVQVVKLVILTLILSFASASCFSYHPARMGNFMSTSAGRFSNQTYIQFIQTTCPYCKMAKNVFNQIGASYKVIELDEHHNGQQLQEALAQMSGARTVPRVFVNGQCIGGGSDTRQLHEQGKLLPLIEKCNPCCLNNASEGSGSGQYTS, from the exons ATGGTTCAAGTAGTTAAACTCGTTATTTTAACGCTGATTTTATCCTTTGCGTCAGCTTCATGCTTCTCCTATCATCCAGCAAG GATGGGAAACTTCATGTCCACTAGTGCTGGAAGGTTTTCAAACCAGACATATATACAGTTTATACAG ACAACGTGTCCTTATTGCAAGATGGCCAAGAATGTCTTTAATCAAATAGGAGCTTCCTATAAGGTGATTGAACTGGATGAACATCATAACGGCCAACAGCTTCAAGAGGCTTTAGCACAAATGTCCGGTGCCAGAACG GTCCCAAGAGTCTTTGTCAATGGACAGTGCATTGGAGGAGGCTCTGATACGCGACAGCTTCATGAACAGGGCAAACTGTTGCCACTCATTGAGAAGTGTAACCCATGCTGCCTGAATAATGCTTCAGAAGGATCAGGGAGTGGGCAATATACTTCATGA
- the glrx2 gene encoding glutaredoxin 2 isoform X7 produces MNWMGNFMSTSAGRFSNQTYIQFIQTTCPYCKMAKNVFNQIGASYKVIELDEHHNGQQLQEALAQMSGARTVPRVFVNGQCIGGGSDTRQLHEQGKLLPLIEKCNPCCLNNASEGSGSGQYTS; encoded by the exons ATGAATTG GATGGGAAACTTCATGTCCACTAGTGCTGGAAGGTTTTCAAACCAGACATATATACAGTTTATACAG ACAACGTGTCCTTATTGCAAGATGGCCAAGAATGTCTTTAATCAAATAGGAGCTTCCTATAAGGTGATTGAACTGGATGAACATCATAACGGCCAACAGCTTCAAGAGGCTTTAGCACAAATGTCCGGTGCCAGAACG GTCCCAAGAGTCTTTGTCAATGGACAGTGCATTGGAGGAGGCTCTGATACGCGACAGCTTCATGAACAGGGCAAACTGTTGCCACTCATTGAGAAGTGTAACCCATGCTGCCTGAATAATGCTTCAGAAGGATCAGGGAGTGGGCAATATACTTCATGA
- the glrx2 gene encoding glutaredoxin 2 isoform X1, with protein MVQVVKLVILTLILSFASASCFSYHPARMGNFMSTSAGRFSNQTYIQFIQDVVSHNCVVIFSKTTCPYCKMAKNVFNQIGASYKVIELDEHHNGQQLQEALAQMSGARTVPRVFVNGQCIGGGSDTRQLHEQGKLLPLIEKCNPCCLNNASEGSGSGQYTS; from the exons ATGGTTCAAGTAGTTAAACTCGTTATTTTAACGCTGATTTTATCCTTTGCGTCAGCTTCATGCTTCTCCTATCATCCAGCAAG GATGGGAAACTTCATGTCCACTAGTGCTGGAAGGTTTTCAAACCAGACATATATACAGTTTATACAG GATGTGGTGTCTCATAACTGCGTCGTTATATTCTCCAAGACAACGTGTCCTTATTGCAAGATGGCCAAGAATGTCTTTAATCAAATAGGAGCTTCCTATAAGGTGATTGAACTGGATGAACATCATAACGGCCAACAGCTTCAAGAGGCTTTAGCACAAATGTCCGGTGCCAGAACG GTCCCAAGAGTCTTTGTCAATGGACAGTGCATTGGAGGAGGCTCTGATACGCGACAGCTTCATGAACAGGGCAAACTGTTGCCACTCATTGAGAAGTGTAACCCATGCTGCCTGAATAATGCTTCAGAAGGATCAGGGAGTGGGCAATATACTTCATGA
- the glrx2 gene encoding glutaredoxin 2 isoform X8, translated as MGNFMSTSAGRFSNQTYIQFIQTTCPYCKMAKNVFNQIGASYKVIELDEHHNGQQLQEALAQMSGARTVPRVFVNGQCIGGGSDTRQLHEQGKLLPLIEKCNPCCLNNASEGSGSGQYTS; from the exons ATGGGAAACTTCATGTCCACTAGTGCTGGAAGGTTTTCAAACCAGACATATATACAGTTTATACAG ACAACGTGTCCTTATTGCAAGATGGCCAAGAATGTCTTTAATCAAATAGGAGCTTCCTATAAGGTGATTGAACTGGATGAACATCATAACGGCCAACAGCTTCAAGAGGCTTTAGCACAAATGTCCGGTGCCAGAACG GTCCCAAGAGTCTTTGTCAATGGACAGTGCATTGGAGGAGGCTCTGATACGCGACAGCTTCATGAACAGGGCAAACTGTTGCCACTCATTGAGAAGTGTAACCCATGCTGCCTGAATAATGCTTCAGAAGGATCAGGGAGTGGGCAATATACTTCATGA
- the glrx2 gene encoding glutaredoxin 2 isoform X3 yields the protein MLQSRMGNFMSTSAGRFSNQTYIQFIQDVVSHNCVVIFSKTTCPYCKMAKNVFNQIGASYKVIELDEHHNGQQLQEALAQMSGARTVPRVFVNGQCIGGGSDTRQLHEQGKLLPLIEKCNPCCLNNASEGSGSGQYTS from the exons ATGCTACAGAGCAG GATGGGAAACTTCATGTCCACTAGTGCTGGAAGGTTTTCAAACCAGACATATATACAGTTTATACAG GATGTGGTGTCTCATAACTGCGTCGTTATATTCTCCAAGACAACGTGTCCTTATTGCAAGATGGCCAAGAATGTCTTTAATCAAATAGGAGCTTCCTATAAGGTGATTGAACTGGATGAACATCATAACGGCCAACAGCTTCAAGAGGCTTTAGCACAAATGTCCGGTGCCAGAACG GTCCCAAGAGTCTTTGTCAATGGACAGTGCATTGGAGGAGGCTCTGATACGCGACAGCTTCATGAACAGGGCAAACTGTTGCCACTCATTGAGAAGTGTAACCCATGCTGCCTGAATAATGCTTCAGAAGGATCAGGGAGTGGGCAATATACTTCATGA